atgctattattaaaatcattatcataactatcattaacaataaaagtaatatttttatagttattattattattatcattaatagaatcattaacattattaacattattattaataataagtattatcattattatcatttttaccattactaatattatttagtattattataattttaacaaacaaatgatataatatatatatatatatatatatataaaatacatataacataataaaattaatatttttatatataaaatgaatatatgaaacatataaattattaatataaaaaggatataactaataaatttatatatataaatttgttcgattacaattatgtgtgttaatatatatacaaatgatataggttcgtgaatccgaggccaaccctgcattgttcagtatcgtcgtatgattatttttactacaaaatattgtattgtgagtttcatttgctccctttttaaatgtttttgcaatatatatttttgggactgagaatacatgcgttgttttataaatgtttgacgaaatagacacaagtactcaaaaattacattctatggttggattatcgaaatcgaatatcgccccttttagcttggtagcctaagaattagggaactggcccctaattgacgcgaatcctaaagatagatctatgggcctaacaaaccccattctggaattatgaatgctttagtacttcgattttatcatgtccgatgagagtcccagaatgatggggatattctatatgcatcttgttaatgtcggttaccagatgttcaatccatatgaatgatttttatctctatacagtttgcgaaaagcctgatatgagatgtatatttatggaaaaatgaaatcttatggtctattaaaattatggaaatgaatgattatgataaactaatgaactcactaaccttttggttgatatttgtaagcatgtttattctcaggtattaaaggaatcttccgctgtgcatttgctcatgttaaagatattacttggagtcattcatggcatatttcaaaagaggttGCATTTGAGTTAttgaattcaacaagattattattaaatcatttatagtttggatatattatgaaatggtatgcatgcgtgtcaactttcgatgtaatgaaagtttatcttttaaaaacgaatgcaatgtttgtaaaatgtatcatatagaggtcaaatacctcacaatgtaaccatatgttattgtattcgtccttatagattaggacgggtcgtctcacatgTGGCCTAGGAATTTCACCTCCTTCATCCAAAAATCACACttcgagaattttgcataaagttcgtCCTTATTTAGAAATTCTAATACTAATCTAGCTTGTTGCgcgtgttcttcttcactttttgagtaaatcaaaatatcatctataaagacgatgacaaacttatcgagatagggactacacactcggttcatgagatccataaacacggcaggtatgttagtcaaaccgaatggcattacaagaaactcatagtggCCATAGTGAATTCGAAACACAGTCTTAGGaacatcatcttctttcactctcAACTAGTGATAACCtaatcgtaaatcaatcttcgagtaaacgcttgatccttgcagctgatcgaatagatcatcaatccttggaaggggatatcggttcttgattgtcaacttgttcagctctcgataatcgatacacatacggattgatccatctttcttcttcacgaacaaaatggGAGCTCCCGAGGGCGAAGTTAAAAAGATATTATTGGTAAGGTTGGTTACATGGATCCAGAATATGAAAACACATGTAAGTTAAAAAGAGAGTAAGATGTATATAGTTTCGGAGTACTTTTGTGTGAAATATTATGTGGTAAGACTGAGCTATCATACTTTGAGGAGAGTGACGAAAGGTTGGCATATGCGGTACGAAGGTGCTTTCATGAGAGAACCGTAAATGATATGGTAGATCCTAAAGTTAAATAGGAAGGCGGTGATGTCTTTACCCTAAATAGAGGACCCAACACAAACTCTTTGGATACATTTTTGGAAATCACAGTTGCGTGTTTGGCAAAAACTCAAGACAAACGTCCAAAAATTAAAGTTGTTATCGAGGAGCTAGAGAAAGCCTTATTGTTTCAAGTAAGTTTCTGGTTTATAAACTAAACCTTTTTACGTTGATGAAACATGTCCTTCTTCTCTACAAAATACGTTAAAGAAATTTCAATCATTTGTAATTAAAAAAATCACTATGCTTTTAAAATTTTGGGAACTTAAAAAGCACTAGGAAACTTTGAAAAGATAGTGGTTTTTTCTTTTTTTGGAgtcttattttttcaaaatttaTCTTGTTTGTTACAGAGTGAAAATTTAATAATATTCACGTATCCAAACCTTCATTTTGGTGTCCCGTGGTTGATAGGAAAACAATAAAGATACCCTCAAGATTTCATTTGAAGACATACAATTAGCCTGGTAAAAATTGTATCAGCAGAGGTGGGTTTGGGAAAGTTTATAAAGGAAAACTTCCACAATGCGATAGCACCATCTTTGCAATACGGTTGGATACAGGGGGTGGTCAAGGAGATAAGCAATTTCGGAATGAGCTTCAAATTCTTTTAGACTATAAGCACAATAATATTATTAGCCTTGTTGCTTATTGCGACAAAGAAGATGCAAAAATCATTGTTTATGAGTATGCGTCTAGAGGGAGTCTTGATACACATTTGAGTGATGCTCGTCTTAATTGGATAAAAAGACTTAACATATGTATTGGTGTTGCAACCGCACTGAATTTCCTTCATAGAGGAGTCGGAACACTAGAAATGGTTATACACAGGGACATCAAACCTGAAAACATTTTGCTAACCAGTGATTGGAGTGCAAAACTTGGTGATTTTGGACTTTCCCTTATAAGTGCAATCAATAATGAAACTGACTTCGTTATTGATCATGCATGCGGCACACAGGGCTACGTGGATCCACTTTATTTGGAATCGCGTATCTTAACCAAAGAATCGGATATATTCGTTTGGTGTGGTTTTATTTGAGATCTTGTGCGGAAGATCAACATTTGTGATCCAAAAAAATGAAGGTGTGCACCTACCAGTTTTCATTAAAGGCATATTTAAAGAAGGAAAAGGAAAACACGATGCATTGGTATTTGAAAAAATAAAAGAGGAGAAGCATTGACTATATTTCATACGATTGCCTACCGATGCTTAAATGAGAAGAGAGAAGAACGGCCAACGGCAAAGGAAGTTGTGAACAACTTGAGAAAGCATTAAAATTGCAAGTAAGTTATCGCACTTTTACCTAGCTAGGCAGGGTTTCATAATAAAatgcttatatatacatataatttttatataatatataaaactaaacTGTTATATAGTTTCAATCATAGGAACACGTTGATAAACACTGATAATTTGTAAGAAATTGATCGTTTTGTAATGATAATAAACTGTTATACAAGCTGATTGATTTTCAGGATTCATCCTACCAAATGTTATATACACAAAACACATAACAGCTAATTCCTAAAGTGGGTAGGCTCCAATTATTCTTTTGGAACCCCCATTTACAATTGTGGAAAGTAGCAGACTTATAGCTGTTATCCTTGGCAGCTAGTTGACCCTTGTGACATTATCTAAAACGGGAAATGATGAAGTTAGAATCTGATCCCAAGAAGTCAAATAACCAAATATGGTTATTTCACTTTGTTGCATTTTTCTTTATTGATGCACTTTaatactccccctcaagttgagtaGTGGGGTTTCCAATATTCAACTTGCTTAGAACTTCACCATTGACGGATTTAGTGAGGATATCAGCTAATTGGTCTTCTGATCTGATAGATGGGAGAGAAATAATTTCACCATCTAATTTTTCACgaataaaatgtcgatctatttctaCATGTTTAGTACGGTCATGCTGAACACGATTTTCCGAGATGGCAATAGCTGCTTCATTGTCACAGAAGATCTGAATAGCTTCCTTTGATGGAAAACCAATCTCTGTTAACAACTTCTTGATCCATAGGGATTCGACTACCCCTTTTGCTATTCCTCTGAATTCGGACTCAGCACTCGAAAGTGAGAtaaccttttgtttcttacttctccaTGCTACTAAGTTACCCCCGACAAGTGTAAAGAATCCAGATGTAGATTTTCTATCCCCTTTTTCTCCAGTCCAACTTGCATCAGTATATATATGTGTCTTTAGATGTCCATTCCCTTTAAAAACAACTCCATGGTCCGCTGTCTTCTTTAAGTATCTGATGATTCTTATAACAGCTTTCATGTGAtgaacctgtggttgatgcatgaattggcTCACAACTcctactgcatgtgctatatctggcCGAGTATGAGCGAGgtagatgagttttcccaccatcctttgaTACTGCCCTTTGTCAGCAAGATCAACTTCATCTTCCATATACAGCTTTTGATTTGGAATCATAGAGTATCAGCAGGTTTGCAGTCAATCATACCTGTCTCTGCGAGGaaatcaagaatatatttcttttggcaaataaatatACCCTGTTGGGATCTTAATACTTCAATCCCCAAGAAGTATTTGAGTTTGCctaaatctttcatttcaaattctttaaacagGTTTGATTTTAAGGTAGAAATTTCTTCTTTGTCATTTcttgttattatcatatcatcaacataaattatTAAACATGTGATTAGGTTTCCTTTTCGTTTCAAAAAaagagtatgatccgagttactttgtttgaaatTATAATTTTTCATAAATAATGTAAATTTTCCAAACCATGCTCGTGGTGATTGTTTTAGCCCATATAAAGATTTTCtaagtcgacaaacttccctaTCATTGAAGTTTCTCGAAAATCTAGGTGGAGCTTCCATATATACTTCTTTTTTTAGCTCGCCATGAAGGAacgcattcttcacatcaaattggtgaagcgGCCAGTCTTCATTTGTAGCAATCAAGAACAGAACTCTGATAGTATCAATCTTTGCCACCGGGGAAAAAGTCTCGGAATAATCTATCCCATAGGTCTGAGTGTACCCTTTGGCAACAAGGCGAGCTTTGTATTGCTCAATGGTGCCATCTGGTTTGCGCTTTATTGTAAATACCCATCGGCATCCTACGGGTTTTTTTCCTTGAGGAATAATACATTTCTCCCATGTGTCAATTTTCTTAAGtgattctatttcttctttcatTGCTTGTCTCCATTTGTCGGATTTCATTGCTTAATCAAATGTAGCTGGAATTTCTTCAGAGTATAACGCAGAATTGAATTTCTTTGCTTCACTTGATAGATTTCCTTGTGCAATATTGGCCATTGGGTATCTTGATCTCTGAGTTTTTCTGGAGAGTATCTCTTTAGTGGTACCCCTCTGTTGACTCTTTGTGGTAGGACATATCTTTCTGTGATTTCAGCAGAAGTTGGATTGCTATGTTCTCCTTGGTGATTATTCGAGGAGACTTCATTTGGTTCAATGTTTGGTGATTCAGGATCAAggtttggtgattcgggatcaaggtttggtgattcgggatcagggtttggtgattcgggatcaAGGTTTGATAATTCAGGATCAAGATTTATTGGGATTTGAAAGGGAGTATCGGGAGTTGGATTCTGAATGTTGTCAGATTTAGGTATCCAGGTTatccaactgagagtgtcattatcctctgtatccccctcactcgtgagttgggtattatAAAAGTATTCAGTTTCTATAAAGTTGCAGTACATTCTAGTGAAAACATAGCGTTTCCTAGGACTATAACACCGATACCCCTTTTGGTTTATGCCATATCCAACCATAACACATTTTTCAGCACATGGATCAAGTTTGGTGCATCCAGTATTTGGAATATGAACAAAGACAGAGCACCCGAATATCCGTGGTTCAATATTCAGTGAGGTCGGGAGAGTGTGGAATTGAGACAACGTATCTCTAGGAGTTTTTGTGCCCAAAATCTTAGTAGGTAATCGGTTAATGAGATAGGTCACCGAAGCAAGAGCTTCAGGCCAGAAACTCTTTGGAACTTTAGATTCAATTAATAAGGCCCTTGTCATTTCTAGGAGTAGTCTGTTTTTACGTTCAGCTACTCCGTTTTGTTTGGGAGTATGGGCACAAGAAGTTTGGTGAATAATCCCATTTTGTTCGCAAAAAAGTTTCATAGGTGTATTGACAAACTCTCCCCCATTATCAGATCGTaagatttgtatatttttattaaattgagtttgaaccattttataaaagtgagaGAATTTCTCAAAAACTTCTGATTTGTGGTTAAGAAATAAATCCATGTCATTCTCGTATGATCATCAATAAATAGGACAAAATACTGCAGATTTTCCCCCCAATAACCGGAGCTGGGCCCCACACATCCGAATGAATTAGAGCAAAAGGTACATCTTTTCTAGTGTTACTAGGTTTAAAGGTACTACGGTGGCTTTTGGCCAAAATACAGGTCTCACAGTTTAAAAAAACATTTGACggaaataaactaggaaataaagcatgta
This window of the Rutidosis leptorrhynchoides isolate AG116_Rl617_1_P2 chromosome 7, CSIRO_AGI_Rlap_v1, whole genome shotgun sequence genome carries:
- the LOC139860095 gene encoding secreted RxLR effector protein 161-like, whose product is MIPNQKLYMEDEVDLADKGQYQRMVGKLIYLAHTRPDIAHAVGVVSQFMHQPQVHHMKAVIRIIRYLKKTADHGVVFKGNGHLKTHIYTDASWTGEKGDRKSTSGFFTLVGGNLVAWRSKKQKVISLSSAESEFRGIAKGVVESLWIKKLLTEIGFPSKEAIQIFCDNEAAIAISENRVQHDRTKHVEIDRHFIREKLDGEIISLPSIRSEDQLADILTKSVNGEVLSKLNIGNPTTQLEGEY
- the LOC139860094 gene encoding probable receptor-like protein kinase At5g38990, yielding MGAPEGEVKKILLVRGGFGKVYKGKLPQCDSTIFAIRLDTGGGQGDKQFRNELQILLDYKHNNIISLVAYCDKEDAKIIVYEYASRGSLDTHLSDARLNWIKRLNICIGVATALNFLHRGVGTLEMVIHRDIKPENILLTSDWSAKLGDFGLSLISAINNETDFVIDHACGTQGYVDPLYLESRILTKESDIFVWCGFI